The following are from one region of the Pseudomonadota bacterium genome:
- a CDS encoding winged helix-turn-helix domain-containing protein: protein MSQDVMQTLPQTGSQLSSFRLGPWKVDPTTGRLRSGAEQRSLEPKLMELLVLLAGAPGQVLSRDEIEAAIWGEVIVGEDTVARAVSRLRRALGDSAQAPRFIETLPKRGYRLIETVEELAPENDRRSMQGTSRWPLAAAGGLLAIGLLWVLWTFDGLTPDSAAGFDQQIARADDLYMRFTRADNEAAIGLYERVLAEQPDHSGAQAGLANALVQRVVRWPRSPSVEGASSLGEALGRGLTRGPEARAILTRAEGMAERAVRQAPQDPDALKALAFTITAKGELDRAAALYQQVVQLDGDAWAAQINLGEIASLRGEPTVAIKHYEEAWASMTRAYDFEPQRVGPWQAALGVAIGERYDALGKAADAELWYRRVLTLAPFEPEATSRLAKLLADAGDATQAKALCAELAERVGVYPGCAAER from the coding sequence ATGTCTCAGGACGTCATGCAGACTTTGCCTCAAACCGGTTCCCAGCTTTCCTCCTTTCGATTAGGACCCTGGAAGGTCGACCCCACCACCGGTAGGCTCCGATCAGGCGCCGAGCAGCGGTCGCTCGAACCCAAGCTGATGGAGCTGCTGGTGCTTCTCGCCGGTGCGCCGGGCCAGGTGCTGTCTCGCGATGAGATCGAAGCGGCAATCTGGGGTGAGGTGATTGTCGGTGAAGACACGGTCGCTCGAGCGGTCTCCCGGCTGCGTCGAGCCTTGGGGGATTCGGCGCAGGCGCCGCGCTTTATCGAGACGTTGCCCAAGCGAGGTTATCGGCTGATTGAGACGGTTGAGGAGCTCGCACCGGAGAACGACAGACGGTCAATGCAGGGCACGTCCCGTTGGCCCCTGGCAGCGGCCGGTGGACTGCTCGCGATCGGGCTGCTTTGGGTCCTTTGGACGTTTGACGGGCTGACGCCGGATTCCGCCGCAGGTTTTGATCAGCAAATTGCCCGTGCTGACGATCTCTATATGCGGTTTACCCGGGCTGACAATGAAGCCGCCATTGGGTTATACGAGCGCGTGCTCGCCGAGCAGCCCGACCACAGCGGGGCCCAGGCGGGTCTGGCCAACGCCCTGGTGCAGCGTGTGGTGCGCTGGCCCCGAAGCCCCTCAGTGGAGGGTGCCAGTTCGCTGGGTGAGGCGTTGGGCCGTGGCCTGACTCGTGGACCTGAGGCCCGGGCGATCCTGACAAGAGCGGAGGGGATGGCCGAACGAGCGGTCCGGCAGGCGCCCCAGGATCCAGACGCGCTGAAGGCGCTGGCATTTACGATCACCGCTAAAGGAGAACTCGATCGAGCGGCGGCGCTCTACCAGCAGGTTGTTCAGCTGGACGGGGACGCCTGGGCAGCGCAAATCAACCTGGGCGAAATAGCCTCGCTGCGGGGCGAGCCGACTGTCGCGATCAAACACTATGAAGAGGCCTGGGCGTCCATGACGCGGGCCTATGACTTTGAGCCGCAGCGGGTGGGGCCGTGGCAGGCGGCCCTGGGTGTGGCGATTGGTGAGCGCTATGATGCGCTCGGCAAGGCCGCAGATGCTGAGCTGTGGTATCGCCGGGTGCTGACCTTGGCGCCGTTTGAACCGGAAGCGACATCCCGTCTGGCGAAGCTACTTGCCGACGCCGGTGACGCTACTCAGGCCAAAGCCCTTTGTGCGGAGCTCGCTGAGCGGGTAGGCGTGTATCCGGGCTGCGCGGCAGAACGCTAG
- a CDS encoding GntR family transcriptional regulator, which produces MGRDSRKAVFCRPLSYLIATRVAASVLVGDVARALRLRASTSTNDLLLNCIFRGYVYHYHTWYIWCAAEMDITIDLESPEPLYAQLIAQLKSVIERGHKKPGDPLPSIRQLANDLDLNSKTVAKAYRLLERDRLIQARGVRGTFVHPQASIEDSLDIATLVLDQLTKTVSRLREMGATESEIRIGFSQVMKQPR; this is translated from the coding sequence TTGGGTCGTGACAGCCGCAAGGCTGTTTTTTGCCGGCCGCTATCCTACCTGATTGCGACGCGAGTCGCGGCTTCAGTTTTGGTTGGCGATGTTGCGAGAGCCTTGCGCTTGCGTGCCAGCACTTCGACCAATGATCTGCTGTTGAATTGCATTTTCAGAGGATATGTGTACCATTACCACACATGGTACATATGGTGCGCCGCTGAAATGGACATCACAATTGATCTTGAAAGCCCCGAGCCGCTCTACGCGCAGCTCATTGCTCAGCTGAAAAGCGTGATTGAGCGGGGCCACAAGAAGCCCGGTGATCCGCTGCCTTCCATTCGCCAGCTGGCTAATGACCTCGATCTGAACAGCAAGACGGTGGCGAAGGCCTATCGTCTGCTGGAACGGGATCGCCTGATACAGGCAAGAGGGGTCCGAGGAACGTTTGTTCATCCTCAGGCGAGTATCGAGGACAGCCTCGATATCGCCACGCTGGTCCTGGATCAGCTCACAAAAACGGTCAGCAGGCTTCGCGAAATGGGTGCCACCGAATCCGAAATCCGCATTGGCTTCAGCCAAGTCATGAAGCAACCTCGTTAG
- a CDS encoding S41 family peptidase: MHQTTRHFLSFALTLAGAIGLADASEVDWQETFEPTQLRDDFSTLYRGLKSAHADLYAHRDKTAYDELYDTMSAGFTQPRTRLETQLAFQRFAAYGNVAHARIEFPTAAFDDFRGRGGRTFPIYLRIVDGVSYVGENYSGNQGIKAGDEIVAINDQPMSAWLARTGELISADTPYIAHSLQEFTFPRELWAVAGEIDQFELTLRRDGKLEQATVKATTREAQQKVAADLEEAFALDSNERSHRMVSPNIGYLRPGPFYNAEQPNQAWDNTAFGVFIDQAFESLIADGAQQLIIDLRENPGGDNSFSDLMLAWIADEPFRFCSAFLIRSSDEAAASNANRLEQQAGAVESVSTLFAKQYAAVPRGESFGFDIPYAQPREGQRFTGRVFALINRHSYSNAVNVAAIIQDYNLGIIAGEKTSDMATTYGAMEQFTLPNTGIEVGFPKAHIIRPSGERRSDGVTPDWVIRSPIVARHDDEVLRALIARIQAD, from the coding sequence ATGCATCAAACAACGCGGCATTTTCTCAGCTTTGCTTTGACCCTCGCAGGGGCTATCGGACTGGCTGACGCCTCGGAAGTCGACTGGCAGGAGACGTTCGAGCCAACGCAGCTCCGTGATGACTTCTCGACCCTGTACCGCGGGCTTAAGAGCGCCCACGCCGATCTCTATGCTCATCGAGACAAGACGGCCTACGACGAGCTCTACGATACGATGTCAGCGGGTTTTACCCAGCCCCGAACGCGGCTGGAAACACAGCTGGCCTTCCAGCGTTTCGCCGCCTACGGCAACGTAGCCCATGCACGAATCGAGTTTCCCACCGCGGCGTTTGACGATTTCCGTGGCCGCGGCGGGCGCACGTTCCCGATCTATCTACGCATTGTGGACGGCGTTTCGTACGTCGGCGAAAACTACTCGGGTAATCAAGGCATCAAGGCCGGCGACGAAATCGTCGCGATCAACGATCAGCCGATGTCGGCCTGGCTGGCGCGTACCGGCGAGCTGATTTCGGCTGATACGCCCTATATCGCCCATTCGCTGCAGGAATTCACCTTTCCGCGCGAGCTCTGGGCGGTCGCCGGTGAGATCGACCAATTCGAGCTCACCCTTCGGCGCGACGGCAAGTTGGAACAGGCAACGGTCAAAGCCACCACGCGCGAAGCCCAGCAAAAGGTTGCTGCCGATCTTGAGGAGGCTTTTGCGCTCGACAGCAATGAACGCAGTCACCGGATGGTTAGCCCAAACATCGGCTACCTGCGGCCCGGTCCGTTCTACAACGCGGAGCAACCCAACCAAGCGTGGGACAACACGGCTTTTGGTGTATTCATTGATCAAGCCTTCGAGAGCCTCATCGCCGACGGAGCACAGCAGCTCATCATCGACCTGCGGGAGAACCCGGGGGGCGACAATTCGTTCAGCGACCTGATGCTGGCCTGGATCGCTGATGAACCCTTCCGCTTTTGCTCGGCTTTTTTGATTCGCTCCAGCGATGAAGCGGCGGCGTCAAACGCCAACCGACTGGAACAGCAGGCAGGCGCGGTGGAAAGCGTCTCGACGCTGTTTGCCAAGCAGTATGCCGCCGTGCCGAGGGGAGAGTCGTTTGGGTTCGACATCCCCTATGCGCAGCCCCGCGAGGGACAACGGTTTACCGGAAGGGTCTTCGCGCTGATCAATCGGCACAGCTATTCCAATGCCGTCAACGTGGCAGCGATCATCCAGGATTACAACCTGGGCATTATCGCCGGCGAAAAGACCTCGGACATGGCCACCACCTATGGCGCCATGGAACAGTTCACGCTGCCAAACACCGGCATTGAGGTGGGCTTTCCCAAGGCGCACATCATCCGTCCATCCGGGGAGCGGCGGTCGGACGGCGTAACACCTGACTGGGTCATCCGTTCACCGATTGTCGCGAGGCACGACGACGAAGTGTTAAGAGCGCTAATCGCCAGAATCCAAGCGGATTGA
- a CDS encoding alpha/beta hydrolase: MSFNQRRRLLASLPGIVALPLSGIGLARARSIGPGPPVGEPWPEMTEAVATSSDGTPIFYRYGGEGAVTVLFVHGWSCNHTFFGPQFGPISRRYRFAAMDLAGHGQSGPRQQHTVTAFAEDVLAVAARFPGPLVLVVHSAGGRVACHVAPRLEERLLGIVGFDTFQNLGLPAPTEERINASLAALKKDFVGRVEQSMSFLLPENADPDLRRWIFTQMSSTHRDQAIAASAAFASDDPAAAVTGFSKPVWALNSDGVPTNVEQIRQVMPRFNAQVLIGQSHFLHLVNPSLLNDRLLSRLEQLTG; encoded by the coding sequence ATGAGTTTTAACCAGCGTCGGCGGCTGCTCGCGTCGCTGCCGGGGATCGTGGCGCTCCCGCTGTCAGGGATCGGCTTAGCGCGTGCAAGGTCAATAGGACCCGGCCCACCGGTGGGGGAGCCATGGCCCGAAATGACGGAGGCTGTCGCAACCTCTTCCGACGGTACACCCATCTTTTACCGATACGGCGGCGAGGGTGCGGTCACGGTGCTGTTTGTCCATGGCTGGAGCTGCAACCACACATTCTTTGGGCCACAGTTTGGGCCGATCAGCCGGAGGTATCGATTTGCCGCGATGGATCTGGCGGGTCACGGTCAGTCGGGTCCTCGCCAGCAGCACACCGTTACCGCATTCGCTGAAGACGTGCTGGCGGTGGCAGCTCGATTTCCCGGGCCGCTGGTGCTGGTGGTGCACTCCGCGGGAGGCCGCGTCGCCTGTCACGTAGCCCCCCGGCTCGAGGAACGGCTCCTCGGCATTGTGGGGTTTGATACCTTTCAGAACCTCGGCCTGCCTGCACCTACCGAGGAACGGATCAACGCCTCGCTGGCTGCGCTGAAAAAAGACTTTGTCGGTCGCGTCGAGCAATCGATGTCGTTCTTGCTGCCTGAAAACGCTGATCCAGATCTGCGGCGATGGATTTTCACGCAGATGTCCAGCACCCACCGCGACCAGGCGATTGCCGCGTCCGCAGCGTTCGCCAGCGACGACCCTGCGGCAGCTGTCACCGGCTTTAGCAAACCTGTCTGGGCGCTGAACTCAGATGGCGTCCCAACCAACGTTGAGCAGATTCGACAGGTTATGCCTCGCTTCAATGCCCAAGTACTTATCGGTCAGAGTCACTTCCTTCACCTGGTGAATCCGTCGCTGCTCAATGACCGTTTGCTATCGAGGTTGGAACAGCTCACCGGCTGA
- the katG gene encoding catalase/peroxidase HPI, whose protein sequence is MTMRFQKLKLAAAVAALLSTQVALSQESEMGMGKAQPTAAKSNQFWWPDQLDLAPLRDHDNRSNPLGADFNYAEAYAQLDLDEVKGDINALLTTSQDWWPADFGNYGPFFIRMSWHSAGTYRTLDGRGGGDGGQMRFDPLNSWPDNGNLDKARRLLWPVKQKYGERLSWGDLMVLAGNVALENMGFQTYGFAGGRTDEWEPDLVYWGPEVEMLASDREDKNGQLQRPLGATHMGLIYVNPEGPKGKPDPQGSARNIRVAFGRMAMNDEETVALIAGGHTFGKMHGAHKPGDCVGADPAGSGIENQSIGWKNQCGKGHSEDTVTSGLEGAWTQAPTQWTTLYLSNLLNNEWKEVRSPAGAIQWIPVDEGLHKSVPDAHVKGKFNSPVMTTADLAVKADPAYRAIAERFLADPEEYRLAFAKAWFKLTHRDMGPRNRYLGDAFPKDELIWQDPVPAQEGAVISKRDIARLKSAIRDSGVTVEERVRTAWAAASSFRASDMRGGANGARIALAPQKDWAANDPAALAGTLARLKGVQDDFNKGRGADVSMADLIVLAGATGIEDAAEAAGVDVEVPFVPGRTDASQEQTDVKSFALLEPDADAFRNYFNAEKAYRSPTEMLVDRADQLNLSVPETTVLIGGLRALNANAGGAAHGVLTDKPGTLSNDFFVNLLDMSTVWEKGSEPGVYRGLDRASGEQKFTATSVDLVFGANAELRTIAESYAYSGSQERFVSDFVDAWTKVMTLDRFDMKHDL, encoded by the coding sequence ATCACCATGAGATTTCAGAAATTGAAGCTGGCCGCTGCCGTCGCGGCCCTGCTCAGCACGCAGGTTGCGCTGAGTCAGGAAAGCGAAATGGGTATGGGCAAGGCTCAGCCAACCGCAGCAAAGTCTAACCAGTTCTGGTGGCCTGATCAGCTGGACCTCGCGCCGCTACGCGACCATGACAACCGCTCCAACCCGTTGGGCGCAGACTTCAACTATGCCGAAGCCTACGCACAGCTCGATCTGGACGAAGTCAAAGGAGACATCAACGCGCTCCTCACCACCTCGCAAGACTGGTGGCCGGCGGACTTTGGCAATTACGGCCCGTTTTTCATTCGTATGTCATGGCACAGCGCGGGCACCTACCGCACGCTCGACGGCCGCGGTGGTGGTGACGGCGGCCAGATGCGGTTTGACCCGCTCAATAGCTGGCCTGACAACGGCAACCTCGACAAGGCCCGCCGCCTGCTTTGGCCGGTAAAGCAGAAGTATGGTGAGCGCCTGTCCTGGGGCGACCTGATGGTTCTGGCTGGCAACGTGGCTCTGGAGAACATGGGATTCCAAACCTACGGATTCGCCGGTGGCCGCACCGATGAATGGGAACCGGACCTGGTTTACTGGGGCCCAGAGGTTGAGATGCTGGCCAGCGACCGCGAAGACAAAAACGGTCAGCTCCAGCGCCCCCTGGGTGCTACCCACATGGGCCTGATTTACGTCAACCCGGAAGGACCAAAAGGCAAGCCTGACCCGCAGGGTTCTGCGCGAAACATTCGTGTTGCTTTTGGCCGGATGGCGATGAACGACGAAGAAACCGTCGCTCTGATCGCCGGTGGTCACACCTTCGGCAAGATGCACGGCGCGCACAAGCCTGGCGACTGCGTCGGCGCTGACCCCGCCGGCTCCGGTATCGAAAATCAAAGCATCGGCTGGAAGAACCAGTGCGGTAAAGGCCACTCGGAAGACACGGTCACCAGCGGCCTGGAAGGCGCCTGGACTCAAGCCCCGACGCAGTGGACCACGCTTTATCTGTCCAACCTGCTGAACAACGAGTGGAAGGAGGTTCGCAGCCCGGCCGGCGCGATCCAGTGGATCCCCGTTGACGAGGGTCTGCACAAGTCGGTGCCCGACGCGCACGTCAAAGGCAAGTTCAACTCGCCGGTGATGACCACCGCTGACCTCGCGGTTAAGGCCGACCCAGCCTATCGCGCCATCGCCGAGCGCTTTCTGGCCGACCCGGAAGAGTATCGGCTGGCGTTTGCCAAGGCATGGTTCAAGCTGACCCACCGCGATATGGGTCCGCGCAATCGCTATCTCGGCGACGCGTTCCCCAAAGATGAACTGATTTGGCAAGACCCGGTACCGGCGCAAGAAGGTGCGGTGATCAGCAAGCGTGATATCGCTCGCCTGAAGTCGGCCATACGCGACTCCGGTGTAACGGTTGAAGAGCGCGTTCGCACCGCGTGGGCGGCAGCGTCTTCCTTCCGTGCCAGCGACATGCGTGGCGGCGCCAACGGCGCCCGGATCGCGCTCGCTCCGCAGAAAGACTGGGCGGCTAACGATCCGGCAGCGCTTGCCGGCACCCTGGCCCGACTGAAAGGTGTACAGGACGACTTCAACAAAGGCCGCGGCGCTGACGTGTCCATGGCCGACCTGATCGTACTGGCAGGCGCCACGGGTATCGAAGATGCCGCCGAGGCGGCGGGTGTGGACGTCGAAGTCCCGTTTGTCCCCGGCCGCACCGATGCAAGCCAGGAACAGACCGATGTGAAGTCGTTTGCGCTACTCGAGCCGGATGCCGACGCGTTCCGCAACTACTTCAACGCTGAGAAGGCCTACCGCTCTCCCACCGAGATGCTGGTGGATCGCGCTGATCAGCTGAACCTCTCCGTGCCGGAAACAACGGTGCTGATCGGCGGCCTGCGCGCGCTTAACGCTAACGCTGGCGGTGCTGCCCACGGCGTCCTGACGGACAAGCCCGGCACGCTCTCCAACGACTTTTTTGTCAATCTGCTGGACATGTCCACGGTTTGGGAAAAGGGCTCAGAGCCGGGCGTCTATCGCGGTCTTGATCGGGCCAGCGGTGAGCAGAAGTTCACGGCAACGTCAGTCGACCTGGTCTTCGGTGCCAATGCAGAGCTGCGGACCATCGCCGAAAGCTATGCCTACAGCGGCAGCCAGGAGCGTTTCGTGAGTGACTTCGTCGACGCGTGGACTAAGGTGATGACCCTGGACCGCTTCGATATGAAGCACGACCTCTAA
- a CDS encoding M14 family metallopeptidase produces the protein MTISNYFASDYPEARDKFLAAAEAAGAALTRYDNPAKGPTGEALSTDVAWLGPEDASRVLVTLSGTHGAEGFCGSGVQVGWFRSGRAGRLPPHTALLQIHAVNPFGFAWLRRTTEENVDINRNYVNFDQPLPVNEGYEKYRDLICPDQWSGEIADQTTSEINRLIDELPPMVMQSALSSGQYVDPKGIFYGGQQPSWSRITTEAIFDRYLASGKKVALIDYHTGLGPRGYGERIGVGSPGEPAWDRSQDWWGDVTSIHDASSTSAPLHGTNMEAWVRYLSHAQVTATVLEYGTQPLSQVLTALRADNWLHAHGDINSDLGKQIKRQARDAFYQDADDWKTMVWSRGIDTQEIALARLAA, from the coding sequence ATGACCATATCGAACTATTTCGCGAGCGACTATCCAGAAGCCCGCGACAAGTTTCTGGCGGCAGCCGAGGCCGCCGGCGCAGCGCTGACTCGCTACGATAACCCGGCCAAAGGACCGACGGGGGAAGCGCTTTCCACCGACGTTGCCTGGCTGGGCCCGGAAGATGCGTCCAGGGTGCTGGTCACCCTATCAGGCACCCATGGCGCCGAGGGGTTTTGTGGCTCCGGGGTCCAGGTTGGCTGGTTCCGCAGCGGACGGGCCGGCCGCCTCCCACCACACACCGCCCTGCTGCAGATTCATGCCGTCAATCCATTCGGCTTCGCCTGGCTGCGCCGAACCACGGAAGAAAATGTCGATATCAACCGGAACTACGTCAATTTCGATCAACCGCTGCCGGTCAACGAAGGCTACGAGAAATACCGCGATCTGATTTGTCCTGACCAGTGGTCCGGGGAGATTGCGGACCAGACCACAAGCGAAATCAATCGCCTGATTGACGAGCTTCCGCCAATGGTGATGCAGAGCGCCCTCTCTTCGGGTCAATACGTTGATCCGAAGGGCATCTTCTATGGCGGCCAGCAGCCAAGCTGGTCGCGAATCACGACGGAAGCCATTTTCGATCGGTATCTCGCCAGCGGCAAAAAGGTTGCCCTCATCGACTATCACACGGGTCTTGGCCCGCGCGGTTACGGCGAGCGGATCGGCGTCGGCAGCCCCGGGGAACCCGCCTGGGACCGCTCTCAGGACTGGTGGGGCGACGTCACGTCAATTCATGACGCCAGCTCGACGTCCGCCCCTCTGCACGGCACCAACATGGAAGCCTGGGTCCGCTATCTCTCCCATGCGCAGGTCACGGCAACCGTGCTGGAGTACGGCACTCAGCCGCTGTCACAGGTGCTGACGGCGCTGCGGGCCGACAACTGGCTCCATGCTCACGGCGATATCAACTCCGACCTGGGCAAGCAGATTAAGCGCCAGGCGAGAGACGCTTTCTATCAGGACGCCGACGACTGGAAAACCATGGTCTGGTCTCGAGGGATTGATACCCAGGAAATCGCGCTGGCCCGGCTCGCGGCATGA
- a CDS encoding DUF3127 domain-containing protein, with translation MELTGKIIQVLPEQSGTSQRGPWRKQEYVIEMPGDYPKQVCFMAWGDKIDEFGIQEGQELTVHFDLQSREYNGRWYTDVKAWRIQSGDEQGQDGPPPAEASQPYEPRSETPPDFDDDVPF, from the coding sequence TTGGAATTAACAGGCAAAATCATCCAGGTGCTGCCGGAGCAGTCCGGCACGTCTCAGCGGGGGCCCTGGCGAAAGCAGGAATACGTCATCGAAATGCCGGGCGACTACCCCAAGCAGGTCTGCTTTATGGCCTGGGGCGACAAGATTGATGAGTTTGGGATTCAGGAAGGCCAGGAGCTGACGGTGCACTTCGACCTGCAAAGCCGTGAGTACAACGGCCGCTGGTACACCGACGTCAAAGCCTGGCGGATCCAGTCAGGAGACGAGCAGGGTCAGGACGGTCCACCGCCGGCCGAGGCCAGCCAGCCTTATGAGCCGCGCAGCGAAACGCCACCCGACTTCGACGACGACGTCCCCTTTTGA
- a CDS encoding response regulator, which translates to MTESSSDSGATNEKKSPAVPDPSAWIARFNFDLRNGLNALLSAATLLNDTSMDGEQAELVSVIEKEGADLRNRINQLIDLNDIETGLAELEDAEIFVPNLLEELVDLYRVQAADRDQTIRAQVSRAGSRWVQCDPGRLRQVLINLVENAVLYANPGEIRIAAGRSTGNVIISVRDQGPGLPEGLVDLINGKPGPGLPVEPGLGLYVAMKGAAMLGGRLLAKASDDGTHINLILPGAIVTSKKDGAMNRLRQAARETQVRLANATAEQETGLTDLLSDWGLSRERESRSEARAVLVDPQASEINDVLAGTEAELVVVLCTSDESLNALQANEHPSAFIFRYPESNYRLLRQTLLPQHERERAGFWGKDDDGGRRVLVVDDSTANQMVTASMCRKLGHRVTTVSSGREAIQTAKQVPFDVILMDIQMPGMDGIEASREIQRDAVGKNLAPLIAVTANTLSVDREACEEAGMVDYLAKPVDREKLKQTIEHWGTRTQTMRDQEQLRELNAIPIFEPGDLKRLEKEVDRSIIPEIANAFLKEARVRLAQIKLALAEERVEEIPRHAHPIKSAAQSFGARRLMQWTQYLETAGKAGNRRGIDAVFADVESCLARTQEQLVGHLNDQEV; encoded by the coding sequence ATGACTGAATCCAGCTCAGACTCCGGAGCAACGAATGAAAAGAAGTCTCCGGCGGTGCCGGATCCGTCTGCCTGGATTGCGCGCTTTAACTTCGATCTGCGCAACGGGCTCAACGCACTCCTGAGCGCAGCGACTCTGCTGAACGACACGTCGATGGACGGCGAGCAGGCTGAGCTGGTGTCGGTGATCGAGAAAGAGGGTGCGGATCTTCGTAACCGCATCAATCAGCTGATCGACCTCAACGATATCGAAACCGGGCTCGCAGAACTCGAAGACGCCGAGATTTTTGTGCCCAACCTGCTCGAGGAGCTCGTGGACCTCTATCGGGTCCAGGCAGCTGATCGAGATCAGACGATCCGGGCTCAGGTATCCAGGGCCGGATCGCGCTGGGTTCAATGTGATCCTGGGCGGCTTCGGCAGGTTCTCATCAACCTGGTTGAAAACGCGGTGCTTTACGCCAATCCAGGCGAGATCCGCATCGCGGCAGGGCGTTCGACAGGGAACGTCATCATCAGCGTCCGTGATCAAGGGCCAGGGTTGCCTGAAGGACTCGTGGACCTCATCAACGGCAAGCCGGGACCCGGGCTGCCGGTTGAGCCTGGCCTTGGGCTTTACGTCGCCATGAAAGGGGCGGCCATGCTGGGCGGCAGGCTGCTGGCAAAGGCGAGTGACGACGGAACCCACATCAATTTGATCCTGCCTGGCGCGATCGTCACGTCCAAAAAAGATGGCGCGATGAACCGGCTGCGCCAGGCGGCTCGCGAAACCCAGGTACGGCTCGCCAATGCCACCGCAGAGCAGGAAACGGGGCTCACCGATTTGCTCAGCGATTGGGGTTTGAGCCGGGAGCGAGAATCTCGCTCCGAAGCAAGAGCCGTGCTCGTCGACCCGCAGGCGTCAGAAATCAACGACGTGTTGGCTGGAACCGAGGCCGAGCTGGTGGTGGTGCTCTGCACCAGCGATGAGTCGCTGAACGCGCTGCAGGCCAATGAGCATCCAAGCGCTTTTATCTTTCGTTACCCCGAATCGAACTACCGACTCCTGCGGCAGACCCTGCTGCCTCAGCACGAGCGTGAACGGGCTGGTTTCTGGGGCAAAGACGACGACGGCGGGCGGCGGGTGTTGGTGGTCGACGACAGCACCGCGAACCAGATGGTGACCGCCAGCATGTGCCGTAAGCTCGGCCATCGTGTGACGACCGTAAGCTCCGGCCGGGAGGCGATTCAGACGGCCAAGCAGGTGCCGTTTGACGTGATCCTGATGGACATTCAAATGCCGGGAATGGACGGCATCGAGGCATCGAGGGAAATTCAGCGAGATGCCGTCGGCAAAAATCTGGCACCGCTGATTGCGGTAACGGCCAATACCCTGTCGGTCGACCGCGAGGCCTGCGAGGAAGCCGGCATGGTTGACTACCTCGCCAAACCGGTTGACCGGGAAAAGCTCAAGCAGACCATCGAACATTGGGGCACGCGCACGCAGACGATGCGAGACCAGGAGCAGCTGCGCGAGCTCAACGCGATCCCAATCTTTGAGCCGGGTGATCTGAAGCGCCTGGAGAAGGAGGTCGATCGGTCGATTATTCCTGAGATCGCCAACGCGTTTCTCAAAGAAGCGCGCGTGCGGCTTGCGCAAATCAAGCTGGCGCTGGCCGAAGAGCGCGTCGAGGAAATTCCGCGTCATGCGCACCCCATTAAGAGCGCAGCGCAATCCTTTGGTGCCAGGCGCCTCATGCAATGGACTCAGTATCTTGAGACGGCTGGGAAAGCGGGCAACCGGCGCGGCATTGATGCGGTATTCGCCGACGTGGAGAGCTGTCTAGCTCGCACCCAAGAGCAGCTGGTGGGTCATCTGAATGACCAGGAAGTCTAG
- a CDS encoding Npun_F5749 family FMN-dependent PPOX-type flavoprotein: protein MILAPWRSPVARALHRNRALPAARYLQLATVRGNGLPANRTIVFRGFVAEPFNKGDQFGNSLQFITDRRSEKIPELQQNPAAEACWYFPKTREQFRLSGSVELVMAAGGTAPANPLEALRVQLWQSISDSARSQFTWPYPAKARAEQEAFELDPPDSRRPLEDFAALLLTPDQVDHLELRGEPQSRTRYWLDPHGQWLTESVNP from the coding sequence GTGATTCTGGCACCTTGGCGTTCCCCTGTTGCTCGCGCCCTGCACCGCAATCGCGCCCTGCCCGCCGCACGCTACCTTCAGCTGGCGACGGTGCGGGGAAACGGTTTGCCGGCGAATCGTACGATTGTGTTTCGGGGCTTTGTGGCCGAGCCGTTCAATAAGGGTGATCAGTTTGGGAACTCCCTTCAGTTCATCACCGATCGCCGCAGCGAAAAGATTCCAGAGCTCCAGCAAAATCCGGCAGCGGAAGCTTGCTGGTACTTTCCCAAGACCCGGGAGCAGTTCCGCCTGTCGGGGTCTGTGGAACTTGTCATGGCAGCGGGCGGAACCGCCCCTGCAAATCCGCTGGAAGCTCTGCGGGTGCAGCTGTGGCAGTCCATCTCAGACAGCGCGCGTAGCCAGTTCACCTGGCCATACCCGGCGAAAGCCCGGGCGGAACAAGAGGCCTTCGAGCTGGACCCTCCCGACAGCCGTCGTCCGCTAGAGGACTTTGCGGCGCTGCTGCTGACGCCGGATCAGGTTGATCACCTGGAGCTTCGCGGTGAACCGCAAAGCCGGACTCGTTACTGGCTGGACCCTCATGGTCAGTGGCTGACTGAGTCTGTGAATCCTTAG